From a region of the Candida albicans SC5314 chromosome 1, complete sequence genome:
- a CDS encoding uncharacterized protein (Putative cohesin complex subunit; expression downregulated in an ssr1 null mutant) yields the protein MSDLNNNEDRFSFEESPIRTHPSSPTPHPTEDINRILSSEFQKRNTITGNFDTDPNSPQADTQSNHTSPISQQLINHMDMDRESIYSFDSVSTSGRLLDRLGLEDDDDDDNEDNVDHYETDSDTYTLTDKRESMTSIQTTGRLLDRLELDTRHKSIQQPPPPKQTNKILPIQPVNNLADIRGLKNKQNTQNSLSRREQLQPQPQSQPQLRSVVAQRQPPGQQQQQQQHHLQRINETPNLMQSVQRPIQKSQSGPIQNPQQALAHLKHVPMNLVFRNTNNSTETIKSDMASLKKFETRKSVVPEIRSIDSNDEVPPPPPLPSITPTSAISKNSFTPSPARSTESLGRSSLDQSPILSPILQPSPAGNSLESNGGHQGFVELNDENSVIGLSSMKPIQKSNSMKPMNNRPSMVMRTPSAPSLRNTMSIETNDTFDNSQTDFKLRSRSDTTNTTFNNNSNDSIDSGSTIFSARSQNTILNKDNSSSTNGGGPNAESRTNYAMELRGLGNHREASYQLQIAANEPYNYPRAMFLYAMALKFGQGVKQNYRHSIKWLTKCILLSSSHITSANISVVLEKLNALTIEDLIKLIMKNLTNTVDKDPHKNGQDPLILYPIFKALTKNQIAKVINISKIKGDVVAASYHELGNYLINGWGVTNKDETNGINCLSKAGSMGYIDSMVQLGEIWCSKTKNRKKDLTKAAGWLRLSEIFGVKSIGNSWIYKEKYMN from the coding sequence atgTCGGAtctaaataataatgaagataGATTTTCATTTGAAGAATCACCCATTAGAACTCATCCTAGTTCTCCAACACCACATCCTACCGAAGATATTAACCGAATATTATCGAGTGAATTTCAAAAGAGAAATACAATCACTGGCAACTTTGACACAGATCCAAATTCTCCTCAAGCTGATActcaatcaaatcatacTTCCCCAATTTCtcaacaattaattaacCATATGGATATGGATAGAGAAAGTATATATTCATTTGATTCAGTGAGTACTAGTGGAAGATTATTAGATAGATTAGGTCTTgaagatgacgatgacgatgacAATGAAGATAACGTTGATCATTATGAAACCGATAGTGATACTTATACTTTGACCGATAAACGAGAAAGTATGACATCTATACAGACTACAGGGAGATTATTGGATAGACTAGAATTAGATACTCGTCATAAATCAAtacaacaaccaccaccaccaaaacaaacaaataagaTTTTACCTATTCAACCAGTGAATAATTTAGCTGATATACGTGgattgaaaaacaaacaaaatacCCAAAATAGCCTATCACGAAGAGAACAAttacaaccacaaccacaatcACAACCACAACTACGATCAGTAGTTGCACAGAGACAACCACCGggacaacaacaacaacagcaacaacatcatCTTCAACGGATAAATGAAACGCCTAATCTTATGCAATCAGTGCAAAGACCAATACAAAAGTCACAAAGTGGTCCTATTCAAAATCCACAACAAGCACTAGCTCATTTAAAACATGTCCCAATGAATCTTGTATTTAGAAACACTAATAATTCCACTGAAACTATTAAATCAGATATGGCATCATTAAAGAAATTCGAGACTCGTAAATCTGTTGTTCCGGAAATAAGATCtattgattcaaatgatgaagtaccaccaccaccaccacttcCTTCAATAACTCCTACAAGTGCAATATCgaaaaattcatttacACCATCACCAGCGCGTTCTACTGAATCACTTGGAAGATCATCTTTAGATCAGTCGCCTATTTTGTCACCAATTCTACAACCATCACCCGCAGGTAATAGTTTAGAATCTAATGGAGGACATCAGGGGTTCgttgaattaaatgatgaaaatagTGTCATAGGATTAAGCTCGATGAAACcaatacaaaaatcaaattcaatgaaACCAATGAATAATAGACCTTCTATGGTAATGAGAACCCCATCAGCACCTTCATTAAGAAACACTATGAGTATAGAAACCAATGACACTTTTGATAATTCGCAAACTGATTTTAAACTTAGATCTCGATCTGATACCACCAATACCAcctttaataataatctgAATGATTCTATTGATTCTGGTTCAACCATTTTCAGTGCTCGTAGTCAGAACACTATATTAAATAAAGATAATAGTAGCAGTACCAATGGTGGCGGCCCTAATGCAGAATCACGGACTAATTATGCGATGGAATTACGAGGATTAGGTAATCATCGAGAAGCATCATATCAATTACAGATTGCTGCTAATGAACCGTATAATTACCCACGAGCCATGTTTTTATATGCTATGGCACTTAAATTTGGTCAAGGGGTCAAACAAAATTATCGTCATTCAATAAAATGGTTAACCAAATGTATATTATTGAGTTCACTGCATATTACCCTGGCTAATATTTCAGTAGttcttgaaaaattgaatgcCTTGACAATAgaagatttaattaaattaattatgaagaatttgacCAATACGGTGGATAAAGATCCTCATAAAAATGGACAAGATCCATTAATATTATATCCTATTTTCAAAGCTTTAAcgaaaaatcaaattgctAAAGTGATTAATATATCGAAAATTAAAGGGGATGTAGTAGCTGCAAGTTATCATGAATTGGgtaattatttaattaatggATGGGGGGTTACTAATAAAGATGAAACCAATGGGATTAATTGTCTTTCAAAAGCTGGATCAATGGGATATATTGATTCAATGGTTCAATTGGGAGAAATTTGGTGTAGTAAAACGAAAAATCGGAAAAAAGATTTAACTAAAGCTGCTGGTTGGTTAAGATTAAGTGAAATATTTGGagttaaatcaattggtaATAGTTGGATTTATAAAGAAAAGTatatgaattga
- a CDS encoding uncharacterized protein (Ortholog of C. dubliniensis CD36 : Cd36_05990, Candida tenuis NRRL Y-1498 : CANTEDRAFT_91852, Debaryomyces hansenii CBS767 : DEHA2G15356g and Pichia stipitis Pignal : PICST_87044), translating to MKSSIFTSNNNNNNNNNTPPPTGPRHKRLNSNTNGHSNSHNNTTTTTTRRLQSSSPYINNSKPNTPNLNSTTTKTLESPALTTSHQQQQQLHAHSKRHNPKQTSNNGNTTTWNLDNIISQYNSIGKLPPLLSPTLPDSFGDISVELDNDDIPIIGTNEIIPDDNDNDNTKKLSAPKPTYPMQSKRMINDVNSDMNSSDDDDDDDVPIRRLKHRRFSNDDKSLTKPKQKEDRKVDEMPLSMLSPTLPLMFRNLDHDYSTMKKVNASPSLSTTSTNNGHSAPINNSSKSTSTSTNGSAPSFFNIQTKVGTFKWIDKSNDPNKPKFILRMTVNNKMKYKKYFNKITSPSQLTGFKISSSKDYINDEGSNDGDEEEGNEGEEEEEEEDDDDEGVLDDEDDDDGDDEIKKLISKPNKSQIDFQKKRDKTKQMIRQLKEESESLSKNNQLQEQQILEKEKMLKELKAILAQKNETLKHLEQKLNLKNQEQPSSNPKSDTKSDSRSNNNESPRRSTISDEMRRRELHKLTEDIMRKQSTQSSKKEPQSHPQSQSYSFKRIDINKFIITPTNFEKSFTNLTNSQREDIKFDLQNKKSHWFQLSKITQQKSDEYFNNLNITPHITINTTRNPHIIDDLILSMIIQIDSFLLRMVSNDFDERSKIISGVLPSERSWKLLDQDIENFITKIDNHLKLQHKQSLLPPNRMFGDFCTIINCIMFQTRALIMKRINSILTSVIQSYIDKRNHELNLKIIELQQLSINNNLKIIEFFMNSNPSYLNDIIPIKFPKSWGKKCLNLQIVQQRYNLLKFDENLIPNNQIYYLPLGNYSNLNELTGFLFNIINEFMDIYNNFHKYNGSKKITYTLQSGQQ from the coding sequence ATGAAATCATCTATATTCactagtaataataataataataataataataatacacCCCCACCTACGGGACCACGACATAAAAGACTCAATTCAAATACTAATGGTCATTCTAATTctcataataatactactactactactacaagAAGATTACAATCTTCAAGTCCctatataaataattctaAACCAAATACTCCTAATTTAAACTCCACTACGACTAAAACTTTAGAATCACCTGCATTAACCACTTCAcatcaacagcaacagcaacttCATGCCCACTCAAAACGACATAATCCAAAACAAACTTCTAATAACGGCAACACCACAACATGGAATTTAGATAATATAATTTCGCAATATAATAGTATAGGAAAGTTACCTCCATTATTATCACCTACTTTGCCTGATTCATTTGGTGATATCTCAGTAGAacttgataatgatgatatacCAATTATTGGAACTAATGAGATTATAcctgatgataatgataacgACAACACTAAAAAGTTATCGGCACCAAAACCAACATATCCAATGCAAAGTAAAAGAATGATCAATGATGTTAATAGTGATATGAATAGttctgatgatgatgatgacgatgatgtACCAATACGGCGACTCAAACATCGCCGATTTTCCAATGATGACAAAAGTTTAACCAAACCTAAACAAAAAGAGGATAGGAAAGTTGATGAAATGCCTTTATCAATGCTTTCTCCAACTTTACCTTTAATGTTTCGAAATCTCGATCATGATTATAGCACTATGAAAAAAGTGAATGCCCTGCCATCACTTTCAACAACTTCTACCAACAATGGACATAGTGCTCCCATTAATAATAgttcaaaatcaacatcaacatcaacaaatggTTCAGCAccatcatttttcaatattcaaACCAAAGTGGGGACATTTAAATGGATTGATAAATCTAATGATCCAAATAAACCAAAGTTCATACTACGAATGAcagttaataataaaatgaaatataagaaatatttcaataaaataacTAGTCCTCTGCAATTAACTGGATTTAAAATCAGTTCATCAAAAGATTatattaatgatgaagGTAGtaatgatggtgatgaagAGGAAGGAAACgaaggagaagaagaagaagaagaagaagatgatgatgatgaaggaGTGTTAGACGATGAAGACGACGACGACGGCGACGAtgaaataaagaaattgattagtAAACCAAATAAAAGTCAAATAGATTTTCAGAAAAAGAGAGataaaactaaacaaaTGATAAGGcaattaaaagaagaaagtgaATCCCTTTccaaaaataatcaattgcaagaacaacaaattcttgaaaaagagaaaatgtTGAAGGAATTAAAGGCAATATTAGCtcaaaaaaatgaaacattAAAACACTTAGAACAaaagttgaatttgaaaaatcaagaacAGCCTAGTTCCAATCCTAAATCTGATACCAAATCTGATTCTAGatccaataataatgaatcaCCAAGGCGGAGTACAATTTCTGATGAAATGAGGAGACGTGAATTACATAAATTAACTGAAGATATAATGAGAAAACAATCTACTCAATCTTCAAAAAAAGAGCCCCAATCACATCCCCAATCCCAATCATATtcatttaaaagaattgatataaataaatttattattacaccaacaaattttgaaaaatcatttaCAAATTTAACCAATTCACAACGTGAAgatattaaatttgatttacaaaataaaaaatccCATTGGTTTCAATTATCCAAAATAACCCAACAAAAATCCGATgaatattttaataatcTTAATATCACTCCTCATATTACCATCAATACCACAAGAAATCCTcatataattgatgatttaatcttatcaatgattattcaaattgattcatttttattacGTATGGTAtctaatgattttgatgaacGAAGTAAAATCATTTCTGGAGTATTACCAAGTGAAAGATCAtggaaattattagatcaagatattgaaaatttcatcacCAAAATCGataatcatttaaaattacAACATAAACAATCATTATTACCACCTAATCGAATGTTTGGTGATTTTTGTACGATTATAAATTGTATAATGTTTCAAACTCGAGCATTAATTatgaaaagaataaattcaatattaacATCAGTTATACAACTGTATATTGATAAACGAAATCatgaattaaatttaaaaattattgaattacaacaattatcaattaataataatttaaaaattattgaatttttcatgAATTCAAATCCAAGTTATTTAAATGATATAATCCCCATTAAATTTCCTAAAAGTTGGGGGAAAAAATGTttaaatttacaaattgttcaacaacgatataatttattgaaatttgatgaaaatttaatacctaataatcaaatttattatttaccTTTAGGGAATTATAGtaatttaaatgaattaactggatttttatttaatataattaatgaatttatggatatttataataattttcatAAATATAATGGATCAAAGAAGATTACTTATACTTTACAAAGTGGTCAACAATAG
- a CDS encoding uncharacterized protein (Ortholog(s) have role in mRNA splicing, via spliceosome and nucleus, transcriptionally active chromatin localization) encodes MTGRGNSGNSSRGRGGSRGRGASKGGSRGGRGGAKNGSSSGGRPNGDTSNGNGKGKGKGKGKVSKGKKSKEKGPNANLIPLGTPRTRKPNDDEGQNGPNQNQLNDLEGRIYDANEEAYVPPRLRQNPPNTAYSSANNFGTLPMTNNNNLNQDTVGNNQNNTVNNNSESTNNFQAGMAPAAAAAAAASPSAMGAPVTAAPVAEPGPTQVDAPIIMNPDPNWPAPLTKFYIDSMARIGNLKKAKQLTGKQQLANIIDMAVRRNVVDSNDWANQRVPICSGGGKLELEIFRIKKKPKKSNSTEDDTNKKSKEKPSNTNNNSFYIDVNGDAPYDPTKKPTTSKILNNSSSSSNNNNNNKKTKGDNKKFKETGNNFQKNENKKRQLQEEYDSEARKRARSERFAQISEFKPISTYYEDQRRKDSGAVVGTSEQLEKSYFRLTSAPNPAQVRSLKVLHDSLKYVVRKYEESHNYSYIIDQLKSIRQDLTVQHIKDEFTVHVYEKNARISIENNDLGEFNQCQAQLKSLYHRLRINKEKYKHRFILYEVEMMTYSFIYMIVTKNQSEINKFRLQYLKYKHFKKHEFEKPYFKLMSALFKSYLCTLQGDFEVFFKELEQFAHIKETKISFKFINDHLLGKVRLESLYQIAYSYRRFLVVTASEKLRFPDPQSCLIYLGELGLEKCLMKGNHEFDIPKTQVALKELIAKNHRVDIKGQI; translated from the coding sequence ATGACTGGACGTGGAAATCTGGGAAATTCATCAAGAGGAAGAGGTGGTTCAAGAGGTAGAGGCGCCAGCAAAGGTGGTTCAAGGGGAGGAAGAGGTGGGGCAAAGAATGGTTCAAGTTCTGGTGGGAGACCAAACGGGGATACATCTAACGGCAATGGTAAAGGTAAAGGTAAGGGTAAGGGGAAAGTTAGTAAAggtaaaaaatcaaaagaaaaaggtcCTAATGCAAATCTTATTCCTCTTGGTACaccaagaacaagaaaaccAAATGATGACGAAGGGCAGAATGGACCTaaccaaaaccaattaAATGACCTAGAAGGACGTATTTATGATGCTAATGAAGAAGCATATGTGCCCCCTAGATTGAGGCAAAATCCACCAAATACAGCATACAGTAGTGCAAACAACTTTGGAACACTACCAATgaccaacaataataatttaaaccAAGACACGGTTGGtaacaatcaaaacaacACTGTTAATAACAACAGTGAATCTACTAACAATTTTCAAGCAGGAATGGCCCcagctgctgctgctgctgccgCCGCTTCCCCTAGTGCTATGGGAGCACCAGTGACAGCAGCACCAGTGGCAGAACCAGGACCAACGCAGGTTGATGCACCAATTATTATGAATCCTGACCCTAATTGGCCAGCACCATTGACTaaattttatattgattcaatGGCTAGAATTggtaatttgaaaaaagccAAACAACTTACTGGAAAACAACAGTTGGCcaatataattgatatgGCAGTGAGACGAAATGTAGTCGATAGTAATGATTGGGCAAATCAACGAGTCCCCATTTGTAGTGGAGGAGGGAAGttggaattggaaattttccgtattaaaaagaaaccaaagaaatcaaattctaCTGAAGATGATactaataaaaaatcaaaagaaaaaccactgaataccaataataattctttttatattgACGTGAATGGAGATGCCCCTTATGATCCTACCAAAAAGCCTACCACAAGTAAAATactcaacaacagcagcagcagtagtaacaacaacaacaacaataagaaaACTAAGGGcgataataaaaaattcaagGAAACAGGgaataattttcaaaagaatgaaaataaGAAACGTCAATTACAGGAAGAATATGATTCTGAAGCACGTAAGAGAGCTCGATCCGAAAGGTTTGCTCAAATTAGTGAATTTAAACCAATATCTACCTATTATGAAGATCAACGACGCAAGGATTCTGGTGCAGTAGTGGGGACAAGtgaacaattggaaaagaGTTACTTTCGTTTGACTTCTGCACCGAATCCAGCTCAAGTTCGATCACTCAAAGTTTTACATGACAGTTTGAAATATGTTGTTCGCAAATATGAAGAGAGTCACAACTATTCATATattattgatcaattaaaatcaattagaCAAGATTTAACGGTGCAACATATAAAAGATGAATTCACTGTTCATGTTTATGAGAAAAATGCTCGTATATCAAtagaaaataatgatttaggTGAATTCAATCAATGTCAAGCACAATTAAAATCGTTATATCATCGTCTTCgaataaacaaagaaaagtaTAAACATAGATTTATACTATATGAGGTTGAAATGATGACCTATTCATTCATATATATGATTGTGACAAAGAATCAAAgtgaaattaataaattcagattacaatatttgaaatacAAACATTTTAAAAAGcatgaatttgaaaaaccatatttcaaattaatgAGTGcattatttaaatcttATTTATGTACTTTACAAGGAGATTTTGAAGTGTTTTTTAAAGAACTTGAACAATTTGCCCACATTAAAGAAACTaaaatatcatttaaatttataaatgatCATTTATTAGGTAAAGTTAGATTGGAATCACTTTATCAAATTGCCTATAGTTATCGTCGTTTCCTTGTGGTTACAGCGTCAGAAAAATTAAGATTTCCTGATCCTCAATCATGTCTTATTTATTTGGGAGAGCTCGGATTAGAAAAATGTTTGATGAAAGGAAATcatgaatttgatattcCGAAGACACAAGTAGCattgaaagaattgataGCCAAAAACCACAGGGTAGACATCAAGGGCCAAATATAA
- a CDS encoding uncharacterized protein (Ortholog of C. dubliniensis CD36 : Cd36_05960, C. parapsilosis CDC317 : CPAR2_301790, Candida tenuis NRRL Y-1498 : CANTEDRAFT_112420 and Debaryomyces hansenii CBS767 : DEHA2G15290g) — protein sequence MLLCCYILLSLAFTILGVSLISYYTNKRQRQSHHQISTSEKDSTLSQTSYDEEDDNSLKTTDTHYGGGGGGNFKYKFPGAGKIEFGGGAGFDYKHGKKEDSDDDEEE from the coding sequence ATGTTATTATGTTGTTATATATTGCTACTGCTAGCTTTTACAATATTAGGAGTAAGCTTAATTAGTTATTATACCAACAAGAGACAAAGACAACTGCATCATCAGATTTCAACATCAGAAAAAGACTCCACATTATCTCAAACATCCTACGATGAGGAAGATGACAATTCATTGAAAACCACTGATACTCATTATGGAGGAggaggtggtggtaattTTAAATACAAGTTTCCAGGTGCTggtaaaattgaatttggaGGTGGGGCTGGATTTGACTATAAGCACGGCAAGAAGGAGGACtcagatgatgatgaggaaGAATAA
- a CDS encoding ubiquitin-specific protease (Putative ubiquitin C-terminal hydrolase; regulated by Gcn2p and Gcn4p) — MTKGDSKRVIPLESNPFLFTELAYQLGLSPILQFHDVYSLTDPDLLAMLPTPIYAIILLFPLSPNYEKYRQQQDNNNNNNFNSTNLIKYDNNNDIEWFKQTIGNGCGLYALLHILTNLPQDLIISNSKLSQLRNNLTKVKEFSIDDRAKIIENLENDIKLDENFGEKGDTKAPDINESVDLHFISFIKSTKNGHLYELDGRRTGPIDLGESNNKDNNNNNNNIINDPLLIEKIQFYIDNADEANKNNFAIMAIGPSFD; from the coding sequence ATGACTAAAGGTGATTCTAAAAGAGTGATTCCATTAGAATCAAATCCATTTTTATTCACCGAATTAGCTTATCAATTAGGATTATCACCAATATTACAATTTCATGATGTTTATTCTTTAACTGATCCTGATTTATTAGCAATGTTACCAACACCGATATATGccattatattattattcccATTAAGTCCCaattatgaaaaatatcgtcaacaacaagataacaacaacaacaacaacttcaattctacaaatttgataaaatatgataataataatgatattgaatggtttaaacaaacaattggTAATGGATGTGGATTATATGCTTTATTACATATTTTAACTAATCTACCTCAAGATTTAATCATTTCAAATTCTAAATTATCACAATTAAGAAATAATTTGACCAAAGTTAAGGAATTTTCTATTGATGATCGAgcaaaaattattgaaaatttagaaaatgatattaaatTAGATGAAAATTTTGGTGAAAAAGGTGATACTAAAGCTCCTGATATTAATGAATCAGTTGATTTacattttatttcatttattaaaagTACGAAAAATGGTCATTTATATGAATTGGATGGTAGAAGAACTGGTCCTATTGATTTAGGTGAGTCGAATAACAAggacaataataataataataataatattattaatgatcctttattgattgaaaaaattcaattttatattgataatgCTGATGaagcaaataaaaataattttgcaATTATGGCTATTGGTCCTTCCTTTGATTGA
- a CDS encoding uncharacterized protein (Ortholog of C. dubliniensis CD36 : Cd36_06020, C. parapsilosis CDC317 : CPAR2_803380, Candida tenuis NRRL Y-1498 : CANTEDRAFT_91858 and Pichia stipitis Pignal : PICST_30337), with product MIEAGFVLLFLGVSFLLLSYKQLNAIFYRVFRASTKKEPVIDVEKKVASSGSSSGSVYGSNEPLPDPTPLMITPEEVSNYDDRPWRPFRWPYHQTMAIFKLDINHWLDMDKYYMHYIKEKERIRHKYGKQNFDMLPEGYDGCFELMETVTNHLIARYPLLFTVLKDGNYEKGKTGDGKIIRNEITKEILDMTLPLKESPLVYVSKLAKEDFYVVKKNPTDGLHYLVGAAVPFPGGSFGIDQKIGHHIDTIHADVPYYKEKLKKSMERWFDRMKPNDPVERASWYITWDVKLKVNNIYQRPEFKPNLEAEMKSTDPKEFNVRVERQTLRRLPKSNVIIFTNHPVFYSIEEMKDEPMIPSLLKKILYEGPEDILKYKNFPLIRDHLAEYLDKLVARQYELGIINDETPLKTQPTYPFAYWSKTNFDYVNGWSNPSPSYDKKNMKTDTLKNVKLADNE from the coding sequence ATGATTGAAGCCGGCTTcgtattattatttcttggtgtatcTTTCCTATTATTATcttataaacaattgaatgcAATTTTCTATAGAGTATTCAGGGCAAGTACCAAAAAAGAGCCAGTTATCGATgttgaaaagaaagtaGCTTCTTCTGGTTCTAGTTCAGGTTCCGTGTATGGATCAAATGAACCATTACCGGATCCAACTCCATTAATGATCACCCCTGAAGAAGTTTCAAATTATGATGATAGACCATGGAGACCATTTAGATGGCCATATCATCAAACCATGgctattttcaaattagaTATCAATCACTGGTTGGATATGGATAAATATTACATGCATTACatcaaagaaaaggaaagaatTAGACACAAGTATGGTAAACAAAACTTTGATATGTTACCGGAAGGTTATGATGGTTGTTTTGAATTAATGGAGACGGTGacaaatcatttaattgcCAGATATCCTTTATTATTTACAGTTTTAAAAGATGGCAATTATGAAAAAGGTAAAACTGGTGATGGTAAAATCATTCGTAATGAAATCACGAAAGAAATATTAGATATGACTTTACCATTGAAAGAATCACCATTAGTTTATGTTTCTAAATTGGCTAAAGAAGACTTTTACgttgtgaaaaaaaacccaACTGATGGATTACATTATCTTGTTGGTGCTGCTGTTCCCTTCCCTGGTGGATCTTTTGGTattgatcaaaaaattggtcATCATATCGATACTATACATGCTGATGTACCATattataaagaaaaattgaaaaaatcaatggAGAGATGGTTTGATAGAATGAAACCTAATGATCCAGTAGAAAGAGCAAGTTGGTATATTACTTGGGATGTCAAATTAAAGGTGaataatatttatcaaCGTCCAGAATTTAAACCAAATTTAGAAGCAGAAATGAAATCAACTGATCCTAAAGAATTTAATGTTCGTGTTGAAAGACAAACTTTAAGAAGATTGCCTAAATCAaatgttattattttcacCAATCATCCAGTGTTTTATTctattgaagaaatgaaGGATGAACCAATGATTCCTTCacttttgaagaaaatcTTGTATGAAGGCCCTGaagatattttgaaatataagAATTTCCCATTGATTAGAGATCATCTTGCTGAATATCTTGACAAACTAGTTGCTAGACAATATGAACttggaattattaatgaCGAAACCCCCTTGAAAACTCAACCTACTTATCCATTTGCTTATTGGAGTAAAACTAATTTTGATTACGTTAACGGTTGGAGTAATCCAAGTCCTTCTTatgacaagaaaaatatgaaGACTGatacattgaaaaatgtgAAACTAGCTGATAACGAATAG